A window of Fragaria vesca subsp. vesca linkage group LG7, FraVesHawaii_1.0, whole genome shotgun sequence contains these coding sequences:
- the LOC101297489 gene encoding uncharacterized protein At4g26485-like — protein sequence MEEQEAIYDREPEVIFADTKHEKRIMHYRSNQKILLVGEGNFSFAACLAKRFGSAKNMVATSLDSKESVICKYSTAASSNLKELEDLGCVLLHEVDVNTMRQHPLLVNQRFDRVVFNFPHAGFIFREHEKSQIKLHQDLVRAFFASACDMLNESGEVHVTHKTAYPFSKWEIVKLAKKAELFLIEEASFSRWDYPGYVNMRGSGINCDQTFPVGQCSTYKFAKMPLLEHYDLLMSKLSIGYGPRN from the exons ATGGAAGAGCAAGAGGCTATATATGATAGAGAGCCAGAGGTTATATTTGCAGATACTAAACATGAGAAAAGGATTATGCATTACAGAAGCAACCAGAAGATACTGTTAGTGGGTGAGGGCAACTTCTCTTTTGCTGCTTGTTTAGCCAAGAGATTTGGATCAGCAAAGAACATGGTTGCCACTTCTCTTGACTCCAAAG AATCAGTAATTTGCAAATACTCAACTGCAGCATCAAGTAACTTGAAGGAATTAGAGGACTTGGGATGTGTACTCTTGCATGAGGTGGATGTGAACACCATGAGACAGCACCCTCTTCTAGTTAATCAACGATTTGATCGCGTCGTGTTTAATTTTCCTCATGCTGGTTTCATTTTCAGGGAACATGAGAAGAGCCAGATCAA GTTGCATCAGGATTTGGTGAGGGCATTCTTTGCCAGTGCATGTGATATGCTGAATGAAAGTGGGGAAGTTCATGTGACTCACAAGACTGCATATCCATTCAGTAAGTGGGAGATAGTGAAGTTAGCAAAAAAGGCCGAGTTATTTCTAATTGAGGAAGCATCATTTTCAAGATGGGATTACCCTGGTTATGTAAACATGAGAGGAAGTGGAATCAACTGCGACCAAACATTTCCTGTTGGGCAATGTAGCACCTACAAATTTGCCAAGATGCCGCTTCTTGAACATTATGATCTGCTAATGAGTAAATTGTCAATTGGATATGGCCCAAGGAACTGA
- the LOC101307428 gene encoding uncharacterized protein At4g26485-like, with amino-acid sequence MEVFGYEKRIKHYTSSQKILLVGEGDFSFAVSLARAFGSSINMVATSLDTREALVVKYSRAMSNVMELKKRGCVVLHEVDVHTMSRHPFLSDIRFDRIVYNFPHAGYLHGQKSSEHNQYQIWYHQDLVRDFFRNACEMLTEMGEIHVTHKTTYPFSEWEIVKLAGQVGLYLLQEEKFSRWDYPGYENKRGAGLCDQTFPVGECSTFKFSKLLYHSTPYSYHLDLIRAYGQDSRINGPQIHHAPLPFFHM; translated from the exons ATGGAAGTCTTTGGGTATGAGAAGCGTATCAAGCACTATACCAGCTCTCAGAAAATACTATTGGTCGGAGAAGGAGACTTCTCCTTTGCCGTTTCCTTAGCCAGAGCTTTCGGCTCTTCCATCAACATGGTCGCCACTTCTCTAGACACCAGAG AGGCATTAGTGGTGAAGTATTCAAGGGCTATGAGCAATGTGATGGAATTGAAGAAGAGGGGATGCGTAGTACTGCATGAAGTGGATGTGCATACAATGAGCAGACACCCTTTTCTGAGTGATATTCGGTTTGATCGAATAGTCTACAATTTTCCTCATGCCGGCTACTTGCATGGTCAAAAATCATCCGAGCATAACCAGTATCAAATTTG GTATCATCAGGATTTGGTGAGGGATTTCTTCAGAAATGCGTGTGAAATGCTTACTGAAATGGGAGAAATTCATGTCACACACAAGACAACATATCCTTTCAGTGAATGGGAAATAGTGAAGTTAGCAGGACAGGTTGGGTTGTATTTGCTACAGGAAGAGAAGTTCTCAAGATGGGATTATCCGGGCTATGAAAATAAGAGAGGAGCTGGGTTATGTGATCAAACTTTTCCTGTTGGAGAATGTAGCACCTTCAAGTTTTCCAAGCTGTTGTATCATTCTACACCTTACAGTTACCACCTTGACTTGATTCGGGCTTACGGTCAGGATTCTCGAATTAACGGTCCTCAGATACACCATGCACCACT GCCATTCTTTCATATGTAG
- the LOC101296908 gene encoding uncharacterized protein LOC101296908: protein MLADLGLGHHNIDACVNNCFLYYKDNKDEVECPHCYEPRYEAFTSSKQKKPIPRKVLRYFPLGPRSRRHLSEDHEWWWDADAFDGIEEHNLKPLRRSGNIARCVKMGENKISGLKTHDCHVLLQRLLPVVIRPYLQSDVVDTLVAWSKFFQRICAKELKKSNARSLQEDIVNIMCKLERIFPPTFFDIMIHLMIHFPEQVLLTGPATGGFQEEDHKNKRFPEGSITAAYNQVECITYCSAYLNDEDTVGESSGASSSWQFNLSVVFNDVEPYGRLSNSERLSNDEIKEAHWCVLQHCEEAEQYFKSHLDRQYGNEVIHKRDFPDYFLIWMMHIQQQFPASYDPELHLLAGGP from the exons ATGTTGGCTGACCTTGGTCTTGGTCACCATAATATAGACGCTTGCGTCAATAACTGCTTCTTGTATTACAAAGACAACAAGGATGAAGTTGAGTGCCCACACTGCTACGAGCCAAGGTATGAAGCTTTCACTTCATCTAAGCAGAAAAAGCCCATTCCTAGGAAGGTTCTTCGTTACTTCCCGTTGGGTCCTC GATCTCGTAGACATCTTTCTGAGGATCATGAGTGGTGGTGGGATGCTGATGCATTTGATGGGATTGAGGAGCATAATCTGAAACCCCTAAGGAGGTCTG GGAATATCGCTCGATGTGTTAAGATGGGAGAAAATAAGATTAGTGGGTTGAAGACTCATGACTGTCATGTTTTGCTGCAACGTCTTCTTCCCGTGGTAATTAGACCGTATTTGCAGAGTGATGTGGTTGACACGTTAGTGGCTTGGTCAAAGTTCTTTCAGAGGATATGCGCTAAAGAGCTTAAAAAGTCTAATGCTCGATCATTGCAAGAAGACATTGTGAACATCATGTGCAAGCTGGAGAGGATCTTTCCCCCCACTTTCTTTGACATCATGATTCACCTCATGATCCACTTTCCCGAACAAGTGTTACTTACTGGTCCG GCAACTGGGGGATTTCAAGAAGAAGATCACAAAAACAAACGTTTTCCTGAAGGGTCGATCACGGCGGCATACAATCAGGTTGAGTGCATAACTTACTGCAGCGCATATCTCAATGATGAAGACACAGTGGGGGAATCATCTGGAGCGAGTAGTAGCTGGCAATTCAATCTATCAGTTGTTTTCAACGATGTTGAACCGTACGGCAGGTTAAGTAATTCTGAAAGATTAAGTAATGATGAGATCAAAGAGGCTCATTGGTGTGTCCTTCAACATTGCGAAGAAGCCGAGCAATACTTCAAGTCCCATTTGGACAGGCAGTATGGTAACGAAGTCATACACAAGAGAGATTTTCCTGATTACTTCCTTATTTGG ATGATGCACATTCAACAGCAGTTTCCTGCTTCTTACGACCCGGAGTTGCACTTGTTGGCTGGAGGACCCTAG
- the LOC101297195 gene encoding 14-3-3-like protein D-like, with amino-acid sequence MRISKEREDLVYTARLAKEAERYDEVVEAMKKVLNLDVEIELSPEERNLLCVGYKNVVDARRLSWRALSSEELKEEAQGNKFYVEQLKKYRQKVASEISTICGDILTIVDGLIPRALDGESNAHYHKMKGDYYRYLAEMKVGDEKQKAAAKSKQAYETATTVARAELPPTNHIRLGVALNFSTFYCQILNIPVTAFWVAKIAFDAKIAFDEGVAEINGKLSSEQYVKCLSLLMQIRDIYHMKITSPPLVKCTP; translated from the coding sequence ATGAGAATTTCTAAAGAACGTGAAGACTTGGTCTACACTGCGAGGCTGGCTAAGGAGGCAGAGCGTTACGATGAGGTGGTAGAAGCAATGAAGAAGGTTTTAAATCTTGACGTTGAAATTGAATTGAGCCCTGAAGAGAGAAACCTGCTCTGTGTTGGCTACAAGAACGTTGTCGATGCTCGGAGATTATCATGGAGGGCTTTATCATCAGAAGAGCTGAAGGAGGAGGCGCAAGGAAACAAGTTTTACGTGGAACAACTAAAGAAATATAGACAGAAAGTTGCATCAGAGATCTCAACAATTTGTGGAGATATCTTAACAATTGTTGATGGACTCATCCCTAGGGCTTTAGATGGTGAATCAAATGCGCATTATCATAAGATGAAAGGAGACTATTATAGGTATCTCGCAGAAATGAAGGTTGGTGATGAGAAACAGAAGGCTGCTGCAAAATCGAAGCAAGCATATGAGACGGCCACTACTGTTGCAAGAGCTGAGTTGCCTCCTACAAATCACATCCGTTTAGGTGTGGCTTTGAACTTCTCAACCTTTTATTGTCAGATCCTGAATATTCCGGTCACGGCCTTCTGGGTTGCAAAGATAGCTTTTGATGCAAAGATAGCTTTTGATGAGGGCGTTGCTGAGATTAATGGCAAATTGAGTAGTGAACAATACGTAAAATGCCTCTCGCTCTTGATGCAGATAAGAGACATCTACCACATGAAGATAACTTCCCCGCCTCTAGTAAAATGTACACCATAG
- the LOC101297783 gene encoding uncharacterized protein At4g26485-like has protein sequence MRQHPLLLDQRFDRIVFNFPHAGFIFPHAGFIFMETQKSQIKLHQDLVRTFFNSACEMLKGSGEVHVTHKTSHPFSKWERVKLAEEVGLYLVEEASFSRGDYPGYLNKRGSGKKCKSHFPYWSMQYLQICQATTS, from the exons ATGAGGCAGCACCCTCTCCTACTCGATCAACGGTTTGATCGTATAGTCTTTAACTTTCCTCATGCTGGTTTCATTTTCCCTCATGCTGGTTTCATTTTTATGGAAACCCAGAAGAGCCAGATCAA GTTGCATCAGGATTTGGTGAGGACATTCTTCAACAGCGCATGTGAGATGTTGAAAGGAAGTGGAGAAGTTCATGTCACTCACAAGACCTCACATCCTTTCAGTAAATGGGAGAGAGTGAAATTAGCAGAAGAGGTTGGGTTATATCTGGTTGAGGAAGCCTCGTTTTCCAGAGGGGATTATCCAGGTTATTTGAACAAGAGAGGGAGTGGGAAGAAATGTAAATCGCACTTTCCCTATTGGTCTATGCAGTACCTACAAATTTGCCAAGCTACCACTTCTTGA